One genomic segment of Hippoglossus hippoglossus isolate fHipHip1 chromosome 22, fHipHip1.pri, whole genome shotgun sequence includes these proteins:
- the cipca gene encoding CLOCK-interacting pacemaker a isoform X2, which yields MFSSKLRIEKANMSRLSRPGRHGTPVFTRATRLGASKPDMERDSGFSDASSEYLSTVDLTDSEDAGRPGSIFGQDPAAPQVTLMGGSYAALSPMIIMNNLVLNQPAMMAPAEKQWGFSSPLEVMPQSQVVLLQPMVSNSSSSSAKTCSENIKHSKGHMPVVKSYPRIAPHPKDVPTKRMGSSRMRGRSTSEYDQQHRRHHRSHRPYSSPSLQLPLQTPVKPIANSEAANTPTQAAESQEQLIDNSLYPLADTSSLPPCTDEFRTEMDDDEIHADKYQDDLSMDNDKLKRFSNTYNILSKSGLLGITLRTKQLMKENKRTQGQLQQLQEQTALLLEALSSRDPQIWTKLQLSLQDTDKEQWGAKGQRLLA from the exons AAAAGGCAAACATGAGCCGTCTTAGTCGACCTGGCAGACACGGGACACCCGTGTTCACCAGGGCAACACGCCTCGGGGCATCAAAGCCTGACATGGAGAGAGATTCAGGCTTCTCAG ATGCCAGCTCCGAGTACCTCAGTACAGTCGACCTGACCGACTCTGAAGATGCAGGAAGGCCGGGGTCCATATTCGGCCAGGACCCAGCGGCTCCACAGGTGACTCTGATGGGAGGCTCATACGCTGCACTGTCTCCAATGATCATCATGAACAACTTAGTCCTAAATCAG CCAGCCATGATGGCTCCAGCAGAAAAGCAGTGGGGGTTTTCTTCACCCTTGGAAGTGATGCCTCAATCCCAGGTGGTTCTACTCCAACCCATGGTTTctaatagcagcagcagctctgcaaagACTTGCTCcgaaaatatcaaacattcaAAAGGCCACATGCCTGTCGTCAAGTCATACCCGAGAATCGCCCCTCACCCCAAAGACGTGCCCACTAAAAGGATGGGATCCTCCAGGATGAGGGGACGTTCAACATCAGAATATGACCAGCAACACAGGAGGCATCACCGCAGCCACAGGCCTTACAGCTCCCCCAGCCTACAGCTGCCACTGCAGACTCCTGTCAAACCCATCGCAAACTCTGAAGCAGCAAACACTCCGACACAGGCAGCCGAGAGTCAGGAGCAGCTTATTGACAACTCTCTCTACCCACTGGCAGACACCAGCTCTCTGCCCCCCTGTACAGATGAATTCAGGACAGAGATGGACGACGACGAGATCCATGCTGACAAATACCAGGACGACCTCTCAATGGACAATGACAAGCTGAAACGCTTCAGCAATACATACAATATTCTCAGCAAGTCGGGCTTGCTGGGGATCACCTTGCGCACAAAGCAGCTTATGAAGGAGAATAAGCGCACCCAAGGCCAGCTGCAGCAACTTCAAGAGCAGAcggctctgctgctggaggctctGAGCAGCAGAGACCCACAGATCTGGACTAAACTCCAGCTCTCTCTGCAGGACACAGATAAGGAACAGTGGGGAGCTAAAGGTCAGAGACTCCTGGCATAA
- the cipca gene encoding CLOCK-interacting pacemaker a isoform X1 yields MFSSKLRIEKANMSRLSRPGRHGTPVFTRATRLGASKPDMERDSGFSDASSEYLSTVDLTDSEDAGRPGSIFGQDPAAPQVTLMGGSYAALSPMIIMNNLVLNQPAMMAPAEKQWGFSSPLEVMPQSQVVLLQPMVSNSSSSSAKTCSENIKHSKGHMPVVKSYPRIAPHPKDVPTKRMGSSRMRGRSTSEYDQQHRRHHRSHRPYSSPSLQLPLQTPVKPIANSEAANTPTQAAESQEQLIDNSLYPLADTSSLPPCTDEFRTEMDDDEIHADKYQDDLSMDNDKLKRFSNTYNILSKSGLLGITLRTKQLMKENKRTQGQLQQLQEQTALLLEALSSRDPQIWTKLQLSLQDTDPAILNLGDRIQFSECEKASFKKSFLFVK; encoded by the exons AAAAGGCAAACATGAGCCGTCTTAGTCGACCTGGCAGACACGGGACACCCGTGTTCACCAGGGCAACACGCCTCGGGGCATCAAAGCCTGACATGGAGAGAGATTCAGGCTTCTCAG ATGCCAGCTCCGAGTACCTCAGTACAGTCGACCTGACCGACTCTGAAGATGCAGGAAGGCCGGGGTCCATATTCGGCCAGGACCCAGCGGCTCCACAGGTGACTCTGATGGGAGGCTCATACGCTGCACTGTCTCCAATGATCATCATGAACAACTTAGTCCTAAATCAG CCAGCCATGATGGCTCCAGCAGAAAAGCAGTGGGGGTTTTCTTCACCCTTGGAAGTGATGCCTCAATCCCAGGTGGTTCTACTCCAACCCATGGTTTctaatagcagcagcagctctgcaaagACTTGCTCcgaaaatatcaaacattcaAAAGGCCACATGCCTGTCGTCAAGTCATACCCGAGAATCGCCCCTCACCCCAAAGACGTGCCCACTAAAAGGATGGGATCCTCCAGGATGAGGGGACGTTCAACATCAGAATATGACCAGCAACACAGGAGGCATCACCGCAGCCACAGGCCTTACAGCTCCCCCAGCCTACAGCTGCCACTGCAGACTCCTGTCAAACCCATCGCAAACTCTGAAGCAGCAAACACTCCGACACAGGCAGCCGAGAGTCAGGAGCAGCTTATTGACAACTCTCTCTACCCACTGGCAGACACCAGCTCTCTGCCCCCCTGTACAGATGAATTCAGGACAGAGATGGACGACGACGAGATCCATGCTGACAAATACCAGGACGACCTCTCAATGGACAATGACAAGCTGAAACGCTTCAGCAATACATACAATATTCTCAGCAAGTCGGGCTTGCTGGGGATCACCTTGCGCACAAAGCAGCTTATGAAGGAGAATAAGCGCACCCAAGGCCAGCTGCAGCAACTTCAAGAGCAGAcggctctgctgctggaggctctGAGCAGCAGAGACCCACAGATCTGGACTAAACTCCAGCTCTCTCTGCAGGACACAGAT CCAGCGATTCTCAATCTGGGGGACAGAATACAATTTTCAGAATGTGAAAAAGCTAGTTTCAAGAAAAGCTTTCTTTTTGTGAAATAG